TCATCTTTGATTCCGACATATTGACCAAATATCAGGTAAGAGTGAAACTCCCTACTTAATGACTCctgtttaattttcttgtttatattACAGAACAACATTACGCTTATTACCAACTGGGTGCCCAATGAAGTGAGCTCCACTTTAATCCGGAGACTCTTGGGACGCGGTCAGTCGGTTAAATATCTTATAGACGATTTGGTGCTGGAGTACATCAAGCGCCAGCGCTTGTTTAACGTTAAATCGTAGGTGGACTTCCTATTACTTTCCCTGTCACATTCCCGCATGCCCACTCACATTCCACCACCTTCAAATCGATACGTACACTGAATGAGACGCCACCTTGGTACATTTCACCTAGCAGAGATAACACTTGATGTGCACCATCAGCAGctttttgtattgtttaacCTTTGTGTCTCAAACTGCAGGCAGGATGCACCGGCTCCGCCCGAATGCGACTCCTGACGCGGTTTGCACCCGAAAGAGAAGCCCTCGTCGCCCACTCGCAGCCCAagccaccaccagcaccaccactaTTTGCACCACTTGCCCCACGACCAAATCCAAACGCTTTTTGAGTGGCGCCTCTTCATGGAGCGTGAGTCAGCCATAGCAGATCAGAGTTCAAGTTCCTATTTTGCGATGATTAATCTAATGCATGCCTATCTTTGCCCTTGTAAATACCTTTGCTTAGACTAGTTATCGATATTCAGGTGGTCAGTGTGCGTATCATTTACCCACTTTGAATTGTTGCCAAAATGTAATCCCATTAAAAAGTAACCTTAACTTTGTTGCTATTGTACTGACCATGCCCTCCTAACCACGTGGATTGTAGTAAGTATATAACGGATGCAGTGCGTCCCACCCATTTGCTCTTTAACCACGCCTATACGGACAACAACAAGAACGCGAGCAGTTACCCCATCATAGAAGACCAGCTGGAGCAGGATATGGACGAGTCGGACACTCCCAGTCCGCATCTGCAGCACACCGCCACGTCGCGCGTCTTCTGCTGTGGAGAAGGCACCTTGAGAGGTTCCAGGCGATCCGGTCCCGGACAGGCTGTGCAGGTCATCACCATGCAGGCGGACGAGAAAGAGGAGGTGGGTATTGCTGTGTAGTGAGCAATGAATGaatcaacaaatttgtttagaaAATTCTTTCTAAATAGTTGAATTCTCAATAATTTTATGAGtagcaaaatgtttaaatatggattaaaatgaaaataaatattttatcttttttaaaaacatttactttatatatgtatgtatatattaaatgtttttttgaaaagataCATTTCCAACAATTTAATGAATGTCTTTGTCGAAATATGgtttaaagaaaatggaaaGGAAATATGCTTTCTACTCAATGTTCTAAGGAACTaatgaatgaaaataaattatattcagAATGCTTTTTAAATGCTGGGTATTGCTTTCTACTTAACTTAAAGTTTAttctcgttttattttttttataaatacattttttacattGTACATGCTTTCTggaaatatacatttttaagatattaagGAGAGCATTGGAGTTAATAAGGTTACAACatctaaataaaatggaaataggatttctgaaaataatttttaagcatacaAACCCAGCAATAAGAATATCTTATGATAACTTAAGGGTTTACTATGCTGTccttataataatattattttatagctATGATTGCTGCCTAGATCATTCTAAtagattattatatttttagagcCAAGCGAAGAAACAGAAGATTTCCCAAGTGCAACTTTAGGAAACTTAAGGAGGACGAATCTCAGATTAATGCAGGAGCGCTGGAAGCTATTTGTTGATACTATATGTGTGTGTTAAATAAAGACGTTGAGCTGAGCTGCCCCTGATTTTGTGGGTCGCTCCACGGAGAAGCGGAGGGATTGGAGGCACTGAACTTCAGGCATCGCGGTGCATTGACATTGCAGTAGTTGCAGGGCTTCCCTTTGAGGTTTCCGATGTCAGAACTTGTTGATGGTGGAAGGTTTTCCACTCCAGAGTCCCACCATTAGTTTTGGCTTAGAGGGACAGTTGCAGTTGCTTGCTTCCCTTGGCCGAGACCACATCGCGAATGTTCTTCTTCCGTCGCCAGAATGCCAAGCCCGCGCCACGGCCATCGCGTGCCCCCTCCTTTGCACTGCCCAAGCGGCGTCCGCCTGTTCAGTTGACGCCCTCGCATCAGCACGACCAGCTGCCCTTCCTGCGGAGATCCCGCTTCAGTGCCCTGCCCCATTTCCGGGCCTACGAGGACGAGCCGGAGAACCTAACGCTCTTCATCGCCATCCTGTATGTGGTGGATCTGTTTGGTATCTTCCCGTTTGTCACGCTGCCCGCTTTGCTGGTGAAGTTGGGCTACTTCGGCGTTCTGCTGGTGCTGTCCATTATCTTCCTGCAGATCTACACCTCCTTCCTGCTCTCCCAGTGCTGGACCATGGCCGAGCTGCTCGATCCGTCCATTCAGCAGAAGCGCAACTATCCGTACGCCGCACTGGCGGAGCTGGCCTACGGTCCGTACATGAGTCTGCTGGTCTCGGTGCTCCTCGACCTCAGCATCTTCGCCATGGCGGTGCCCAGCGTGGTCATGGCCGCCGAAAATCTGGAGGGCGTCGTGCTGCGCATGAGCTCTGGCCACTACAACTTCTCCTACTGCTACTGGGCCATCATCGTCGGACTGGTCATTTGTCCGCTAATGTGGCTGGGAAGCCCGAAGCACATGCGGTAAGACAAGGTTTCCCTCTAATTGGTTCACTTCACAATAAGGTTCTAAAATTTGCGGGAAGTAGGAAAAGTAAGGTTACGGTTAAGGTTAAAAAGGAGCATTTTCAGTCAAGAAATGTGATATTAATGATATAAGCAATCCAATGAAATAAACATATGAATATCATTGAAACCGAAATTAAAACTTACAAAGGAgtgtagaaaataaaaattgtttccattaaatatatattttttagcgcCGCTTATGAATTGgagaatttgattaaattgttATCAATACTCTTTAGACCAAAACTAATATTTACTTTGGAGTGCAGATTTCATTAGAATAACAAACTTTTTCATTGAGATATATTTTCAAGAAATGCAACGACCTGATTAAGCGCATTAAAGtctaagaaatttttaaagtttgagATTTTTACTTAGggagtttgttttttataatgcATTGGTTTAACTATATAGGCTACATATATGATGAACAATTGTCGCCCAACCTTGGACTTTACAGGTGATAAAACATAAGTTAGTATGCGACTTTTTGCTCAGCAGCATGCATATATCATGTGCCCTTACCAATTaccacaaaattaaataaagttcttgagttaacttaatttaaaaaaattgtatttattttgattatcaTAGCGGCCTGGCCATCATAGCAGTTTGTGTGATGATCGTTATTGTGGCGCTGCTGTGGTTCTGCCTCTTTGCAGCTCCAGCGATTGGAGCCCCCTTCGAGGGCATTTCCTTGGGTTGGTATCGTAGATCTGTGTCATCGATCAGGAACTATAATGCCTGTTATCCACAGAATTGCCTGGCTTCCTCACCGTACTCAACAGCTACAGCATACTGGCCTTCCAGTTCGACATCCATCCCGTCCTGCTGACGCTTCAGATCGACATGAAGCACAAATCGCAGGTATCGTGGGCTGCCCTCATCGGAATCGCCAGTGAGTATTGttgatttaatcaaattttgaGTGCAAAATAATCCAGATACTTATATTATAGTAACCTGCAGCGTGGCCATCTTTGGCTCCATAATCGCCGCCTACAAGTTCGGTTCGATGATAGCAGACAACCTGCTGCAATCATTGCCCACCACCGTGCCCTTCTATGTGATGCTGATCCTGATGGCCCTGCAGCTCTGCTTCTCAGTCACGGTGGCCAGCTCGGCCATGTTCCTCCAGATCGAGAACTTCTTCAAGCTGCCGGAGTGTAAGTCCATATTTGGTTTAAATGTcaataatgtatttatttactttaaatataagaagaattatctgaaaatttcatttaaattaaaaccatataTAACTTAAATACACTGgtcttagtttttttatttactaaatcATTGAATTGATGTACATAGTATTTTATGTTATGAtcttatatttaactttagtatttatcatttttaatttaattgccagttaccttttttttaattccatttttttatcagtcTTAATAACGTTAGGTTTTAAGTAAGTCATTTGCTGATCCTCAAGAGAGTTTTATTGTTCCTCCTTTTCAGCGCTCTCCTTCAAACGCATGCTGATCCGGTCCTCGGTACTGGCCTTGGAGGTCCTTGTGGCGGAGTTTGTTCCCAGTTTCGATGCTCTGATGGATG
This genomic window from Drosophila gunungcola strain Sukarami chromosome 3R, Dgunungcola_SK_2, whole genome shotgun sequence contains:
- the LOC128266460 gene encoding uncharacterized protein LOC128266460 — translated: MFFFRRQNAKPAPRPSRAPSFALPKRRPPVQLTPSHQHDQLPFLRRSRFSALPHFRAYEDEPENLTLFIAILYVVDLFGIFPFVTLPALLVKLGYFGVLLVLSIIFLQIYTSFLLSQCWTMAELLDPSIQQKRNYPYAALAELAYGPYMSLLVSVLLDLSIFAMAVPSVVMAAENLEGVVLRMSSGHYNFSYCYWAIIVGLVICPLMWLGSPKHMRGLAIIAVCVMIVIVALLWFCLFAAPAIGAPFEGISLELPGFLTVLNSYSILAFQFDIHPVLLTLQIDMKHKSQVSWAALIGIAITCSVAIFGSIIAAYKFGSMIADNLLQSLPTTVPFYVMLILMALQLCFSVTVASSAMFLQIENFFKLPESLSFKRMLIRSSVLALEVLVAEFVPSFDALMDVVGGTITGPLVFILPPLLYRRIRRMERVHQRIAAEASYGSLPLDLNYDPVELEMEPLLVTSPPISPRGCWLRLVRVLQRLECDVSCTMAVLIFGLLATFLSTYLNIFNLSDLFTNNSPCLSNLTKHF